Proteins from a single region of Campylobacter sp. RM16704:
- the rplM gene encoding 50S ribosomal protein L13, whose amino-acid sequence MTKITKPNEVKREWIVLDAEGKRFGRLLTEVATILRGKNKPCYTPNVDCGDYVIIINASKAVFTGANKAEDKLYHRHSGYFGSVKSEKFGDLLEKNPVKLYKLAVRGMLPKTNLGRAMLKKLKIYAGSEHPHTAQIANKGK is encoded by the coding sequence ATGACAAAGATAACAAAGCCAAACGAAGTAAAACGCGAATGGATCGTTTTAGACGCTGAAGGAAAGCGTTTTGGTCGTCTTTTGACAGAAGTAGCGACTATTTTAAGAGGTAAAAATAAACCTTGCTATACTCCAAATGTTGATTGTGGGGATTATGTAATCATTATCAATGCTTCTAAAGCAGTTTTCACAGGTGCAAATAAGGCAGAAGATAAACTATACCACAGACATTCAGGATATTTTGGAAGCGTAAAAAGTGAAAAATTTGGTGATTTATTAGAAAAAAATCCAGTTAAATTATATAAATTAGCAGTTCGTGGTATGCTACCTAAAACAAATTTGGGTAGAGCTATGCTTAAAAAATTAAAAATTTATGCAGGTAGCGAACATCCTCATACTGCTCAAATTGCTAATAAAGGAAAATAA
- the rpsI gene encoding 30S ribosomal protein S9 — MATTYATGKRKTAVAKVWVKAGSGKIIVNGMDLNTWLGGHEAIKLKVVQPLLVTKQETSMDIKATTLGGGYSAQAEALRHGISRALAAMDADFRALLKPKGLLTRDSRTVERKKYGRRKARRSPQFSKR, encoded by the coding sequence ATGGCAACAACATACGCAACAGGTAAAAGAAAAACCGCTGTAGCTAAAGTTTGGGTAAAAGCTGGTAGTGGTAAAATCATCGTTAATGGTATGGATTTAAACACTTGGCTTGGCGGACATGAAGCTATAAAATTAAAAGTAGTTCAGCCTTTATTAGTAACTAAGCAAGAAACTTCTATGGATATTAAAGCAACAACTCTAGGCGGTGGTTATAGTGCTCAAGCTGAAGCTTTAAGACATGGTATTTCAAGAGCTTTGGCTGCTATGGATGCAGATTTTAGAGCATTATTAAAACCAAAAGGACTTCTTACTAGAGATAGTAGAACTGTTGAGCGTAAAAAATACGGCCGCAGAAAAGCAAGAAGAAGCCCACAATTCTCTAAACGCTAA
- a CDS encoding OmpA family protein codes for MKKIITLVSLASALFAFDTSKIEITPTFNYTTPEGNLDLKNYGGVGLRFGYHYDDLWIDQAELGIEYYDNAKYNNPNDNAHTDTSVSRFYVNAIKGIDLANHVYLYGLLGTGYEYLSHGAYENKSGVFAQYGAGFKFALGEDLALRLEARDQIKFNNGEHNLISSVGLSFYFGNKTPKTPQSTTRQIEEKPQTRQIEEKPQVKQIKKSCSEPRKGALVDHIGCEKTIALEGYFGFDQISINPKFAQKIQEVGKVLEENPQYYTILEGHTDSTGPKAYNQKLSLERAKAVAKELEKTGVAKEKIATKGYGFEKPKASNDTKEGRAQNRRVEAKFFIKE; via the coding sequence ATGAAAAAAATAATAACTTTGGTAAGTTTAGCAAGTGCATTATTCGCTTTTGATACTAGCAAGATAGAAATCACTCCAACATTTAACTATACAACTCCAGAAGGAAATTTAGATCTTAAAAATTATGGTGGAGTGGGCTTAAGATTTGGTTATCACTATGATGATTTATGGATAGATCAAGCTGAGTTGGGTATAGAATACTATGACAACGCAAAATATAACAATCCAAATGATAACGCTCACACAGATACTAGTGTATCAAGATTTTATGTAAATGCGATTAAAGGGATTGATTTAGCAAATCATGTATATTTATACGGTTTATTAGGAACAGGTTATGAGTATTTAAGTCATGGTGCTTATGAAAACAAAAGCGGTGTGTTTGCTCAATATGGTGCAGGATTTAAATTTGCACTCGGAGAAGACTTAGCTTTAAGACTAGAAGCAAGAGATCAAATTAAATTTAATAATGGTGAGCATAATTTAATTTCTAGTGTTGGTTTAAGTTTTTATTTTGGCAATAAAACCCCAAAAACACCTCAAAGTACAACTAGACAAATCGAAGAAAAGCCACAAACGAGACAAATCGAAGAAAAGCCACAGGTAAAACAAATCAAAAAATCATGTTCAGAGCCAAGAAAGGGTGCTTTAGTCGATCATATAGGATGTGAAAAAACAATAGCACTTGAAGGATATTTTGGTTTTGATCAAATTTCTATTAATCCAAAATTTGCTCAAAAAATTCAAGAAGTGGGTAAAGTTTTAGAAGAAAATCCTCAATATTATACTATTTTAGAAGGACATACAGATAGTACAGGCCCTAAAGCATATAATCAAAAATTATCTTTAGAGCGTGCTAAAGCAGTAGCAAAAGAACTTGAAAAGACAGGTGTTGCTAAAGAAAAAATAGCAACCAAAGGTTATGGTTTTGAAAAGCCAAAAGCTAGCAATGATACCAAGGAAGGTCGTGCACAAAATAGACGCGTAGAAGCAAAATTTTTCATAAAAGAATAA
- a CDS encoding HAD family hydrolase: MSKKTILFDLDGTLIDSTSAILDGFDAAFKAFNEPLQDHESIKALIGFPLDIAFEKLGVAKEKINEYINAYRSVYQKIYIEQTSLLPLAKESVYEASLFADLAVVTTKSSKFSKPLLSCLGIGEYFKVIIGRDDVINPKPHAEPILLALEKLSKSKKDAFMIGDTHLDIQAACNAKITPIAVSSGYESKESLAKFKIPIFDNTYKAIQHIKSIA; this comes from the coding sequence TTGTCAAAAAAAACGATTTTATTTGATTTAGATGGCACTTTGATAGACTCTACAAGTGCCATTTTAGATGGATTTGATGCTGCTTTTAAAGCGTTTAATGAGCCTTTACAAGATCATGAATCTATCAAAGCTCTTATAGGATTTCCTTTAGATATTGCTTTTGAAAAGCTTGGTGTGGCAAAAGAAAAAATAAATGAGTATATTAACGCATATAGAAGTGTATATCAAAAAATTTATATAGAACAAACTTCTTTACTCCCATTGGCAAAAGAAAGTGTATATGAGGCTAGTTTATTTGCTGATTTAGCTGTTGTAACGACTAAAAGTTCTAAATTTTCTAAACCTTTGCTTAGTTGTTTGGGTATAGGAGAGTATTTTAAAGTTATTATAGGTAGAGATGATGTTATAAACCCAAAACCACATGCTGAACCTATTTTATTAGCTTTGGAAAAATTATCCAAGAGCAAAAAAGATGCATTCATGATTGGAGATACTCATTTGGATATTCAAGCAGCTTGTAATGCAAAAATTACTCCTATAGCTGTAAGTAGTGGTTATGAGAGCAAAGAAAGTTTAGCTAAATTTAAAATTCCTATTTTTGACAATACCTATAAAGCTATACAACACATAAAAAGTATAGCATAA